In Gemmatimonadaceae bacterium, the following proteins share a genomic window:
- the atpE gene encoding ATP synthase F0 subunit C, translating into MAILPLLQAAAGAFNPAYTGAWAMLGAGVGAGLAAIGAGIGIGRIGAGATEGMARQPEIAGTIQTGALILSALIEGVALFSVVVCLLIQLKTYF; encoded by the coding sequence ATGGCAATTCTTCCGCTGTTGCAGGCCGCAGCCGGGGCCTTCAACCCCGCGTATACGGGCGCTTGGGCGATGCTCGGTGCCGGTGTCGGTGCTGGTCTGGCCGCGATCGGTGCGGGTATCGGTATTGGGCGAATTGGCGCGGGCGCGACCGAAGGCATGGCGCGCCAGCCAGAGATCGCCGGCACGATTCAGACGGGCGCCCTGATCCTCTCGGCGCTCATCGAAGGCGTCGCGTTGTTCAGCGTCGTCGTGTGTTTGTTGATTCAGCTCAAGACCTACTTCTAG
- the atpF gene encoding F0F1 ATP synthase subunit B yields the protein MRMRFWSVTVFATKTVAASVALTQEAAASPAPEHPGRSLVGLQLNLMFWTLAIFLILFFILRRFAFGPIAAAVEAREKALEAAIDAAKADRDAAAKLLAEHQAQIDAARGEAQKLISDGRSVAEKMRGDLLDQTRREQQEMLERARREIDSEKDRAIAQLRKEAVDLALAGASKVIEQNLESARNRQLVESYLSSIGNVKVG from the coding sequence ATGCGTATGCGTTTCTGGTCGGTGACCGTATTCGCCACGAAGACCGTGGCGGCGAGCGTCGCCCTTACTCAGGAAGCCGCCGCTAGCCCCGCCCCCGAGCATCCTGGCCGCTCATTGGTCGGCCTCCAGCTCAACCTGATGTTCTGGACGCTCGCGATCTTCCTGATCCTGTTCTTCATTCTCCGCCGATTCGCGTTCGGTCCCATCGCGGCTGCCGTCGAGGCGCGCGAAAAGGCGCTCGAGGCGGCGATCGACGCTGCGAAAGCCGATCGCGACGCCGCGGCCAAGCTTCTCGCCGAACACCAGGCGCAAATCGACGCCGCGCGGGGGGAGGCGCAAAAGCTGATTTCCGACGGCCGATCGGTCGCCGAGAAGATGCGGGGCGATCTGCTTGACCAGACGCGCCGCGAACAGCAGGAGATGCTCGAGCGGGCTCGTCGGGAGATCGACAGCGAGAAGGATCGCGCGATCGCCCAGCTCCGGAAGGAAGCAGTGGATCTGGCGCTCGCCGGCGCGAGCAAGGTGATCGAGCAGAACCTCGAGTCGGCCAGGAACCGCCAGCTCGTCGAGTCCTACCTGTCGTCCATCGGCAACGTAAAGGTCGGCTGA
- a CDS encoding F0F1 ATP synthase subunit delta has product MREPTIARNYAETLLELAQRAGDLRGWGEMFDSVSNAFETDRRLRVFLESPRVSSKQKNEIIQKAYGGALPRTFVRFLQALVDHRRQMLIPAIAHQYHDLMDEVEGRVHASVTVARDADERDRELVTSQLSRVLGKTVVPHFHVDPAVLGGVVVRVGDTVLDGSVRRRLAILRGKMLGR; this is encoded by the coding sequence ATGCGCGAACCCACGATCGCTCGAAACTATGCCGAGACGCTGCTGGAGCTTGCGCAGCGCGCGGGCGACCTGCGTGGCTGGGGCGAGATGTTCGACAGCGTTTCGAACGCGTTCGAGACCGACCGGCGTCTTCGGGTCTTCCTCGAGTCGCCGCGAGTCAGCAGCAAGCAAAAGAATGAGATCATCCAGAAGGCGTACGGCGGCGCGCTCCCGCGGACCTTCGTTCGGTTCCTCCAGGCGCTGGTCGACCACCGGCGCCAGATGCTGATTCCGGCCATCGCCCACCAATACCATGACCTCATGGACGAGGTGGAAGGCCGGGTCCACGCGTCGGTGACGGTCGCGCGCGACGCGGATGAGCGCGACCGCGAGCTCGTGACCTCCCAGCTCTCCCGCGTCCTCGGCAAGACGGTCGTTCCGCACTTCCACGTCGACCCGGCCGTGCTCGGTGGCGTCGTGGTCAGGGTGGGTGACACGGTTCTCGACGGGTCGGTCCGGCGACGGCTGGCGATCCTGAGGGGAAAGATGTTGGGCAGATAG
- a CDS encoding prolyl oligopeptidase family serine peptidase, protein MTRSSPLVVRASLRTVIGLAGLVLAAPISAQTVTQQGWNPKEVLAKETYVKPPEIVDRIVSAPRNNVAYTNPSPDHKLFLKTESEGLASIDVFGKPHYRLGGVEIDWKANRARALTTRGSIGLTLLDPTNGSSRTIETPKGAVVNGATWSPDGKSIGYIASFDARTDIYVADVATGKSTLLTAKTPLLAVRVTTFDWTADGKSIIAVLLPDGRPAEPKRPPVETGPLVRTSEAGKVLQNRNYASLLRDQYEKDLLDYYTLGQLSVIDVKTKAVKKIGAPALITSVDASPDGQYFRVTLQTKPYSYLVPVANFGTVEEIWDGSGKELAQISKTALREGTGGANDTTPFAAGPGFGGRGGQADSAKRNIQWNPVGTGLVYLQSEAPPAGQNGARGGGAAGRGAGRAGGGGGGANRKDRLFLWSPPFGAGDVKQLFEANSRMTSAEFSADGKTLFVSEGTDLYAVRLADPSKHYEIAKGGSIAAGGRGGRGGGGGGGGRGGAQSDSAFFANPGALQVKRGPNGGNVVLVSTDGKSVFLEGTRYFADWAKQAPHNFVDKVDIETDQKTRLFEGKGDIAEDVVAPLDDDYSKVIVTKQSPTMVADSYLRDMKSGSETKLTKNTDFAPEVSQAIRKRLLVERPRDNYKFYIDVTLPRDYKEGTRLPGIIWFYPTEFSTQAEYDQRRRTTNINQFANVAARSPEIWVTQGYVVIQPVDIPIVGPTGRMNDHYVDELREDLDLVIDAVDKAGYLDRDRLGIGGHSYGAFSTMNAMTHTPYFKAGIAGDGMYNRTLTPYNFQNERRTFWEAKDTYEEMSPFFYADRLSGAVLMYHSLEDQNVGTDPISSIRMMQALQGQGKQAALFMYPYEDHGPATRESDLDQWARWIAWFDVYVKNPQKKMDKPAAIVP, encoded by the coding sequence ATGACGCGCTCGTCCCCTCTCGTCGTGCGTGCTTCGTTGCGCACAGTGATCGGCCTCGCCGGTCTCGTTCTCGCCGCGCCGATATCGGCGCAAACGGTCACGCAGCAAGGCTGGAATCCGAAGGAGGTTCTGGCGAAGGAAACGTACGTCAAGCCGCCGGAGATCGTCGATCGAATCGTGTCGGCGCCGCGGAACAACGTGGCGTACACGAATCCGAGTCCCGACCACAAGCTTTTCTTGAAGACGGAAAGCGAGGGCCTGGCCTCGATCGACGTGTTCGGGAAGCCGCACTATCGACTCGGCGGCGTCGAGATCGACTGGAAGGCGAACCGGGCGCGCGCGCTCACGACGCGCGGCAGCATCGGCCTGACGCTGCTCGACCCGACGAACGGCTCGAGCCGTACGATCGAGACGCCAAAGGGCGCCGTCGTGAACGGTGCGACTTGGTCGCCAGACGGAAAGTCGATCGGTTACATCGCGTCGTTCGACGCAAGAACCGACATCTACGTCGCCGACGTCGCGACCGGGAAGTCGACCCTGCTCACGGCAAAGACGCCGCTACTCGCGGTGCGCGTGACGACCTTCGATTGGACGGCGGACGGCAAAAGCATCATCGCCGTGCTGCTGCCGGACGGTCGTCCCGCCGAGCCGAAGCGGCCGCCGGTTGAAACGGGACCGCTCGTTCGCACGAGTGAAGCCGGGAAGGTTCTCCAGAACCGCAACTACGCGAGCCTCCTCCGCGACCAATACGAGAAGGATCTGCTCGACTACTATACGCTCGGCCAGCTCTCCGTGATCGACGTGAAGACGAAGGCGGTCAAGAAAATCGGCGCGCCCGCGTTGATCACGAGCGTCGACGCATCGCCGGACGGGCAGTACTTCCGCGTCACGCTGCAGACCAAGCCGTACTCGTACCTCGTCCCCGTCGCGAACTTCGGAACGGTCGAGGAGATTTGGGACGGGAGCGGCAAGGAGCTCGCGCAAATCTCCAAGACGGCGCTTCGCGAAGGAACCGGCGGCGCCAACGATACGACGCCGTTCGCCGCGGGCCCGGGCTTCGGCGGCCGCGGTGGTCAAGCGGATTCCGCGAAGCGCAACATCCAGTGGAATCCGGTGGGCACCGGTCTCGTGTATCTCCAGAGCGAGGCCCCGCCAGCCGGGCAGAATGGTGCGCGCGGCGGTGGAGCGGCCGGTCGCGGCGCGGGTCGCGCCGGCGGTGGTGGAGGGGGAGCGAACCGCAAGGATCGTCTCTTCCTGTGGTCGCCGCCGTTCGGCGCGGGCGACGTGAAGCAGCTCTTCGAAGCGAACAGCCGCATGACGTCGGCCGAGTTCAGTGCTGACGGAAAAACGTTGTTCGTGAGCGAAGGCACCGATCTCTATGCCGTGCGCCTCGCCGATCCGAGCAAGCATTACGAGATCGCGAAGGGCGGCTCGATCGCGGCCGGCGGCCGCGGTGGTCGAGGCGGCGGCGGTGGTGGCGGCGGTCGCGGCGGTGCGCAGAGCGATTCGGCGTTCTTCGCCAACCCGGGCGCGTTGCAGGTGAAGCGCGGCCCGAATGGCGGCAACGTGGTGCTCGTCTCGACGGACGGGAAGAGCGTTTTTCTCGAGGGAACCCGGTACTTCGCCGACTGGGCGAAGCAGGCGCCGCACAACTTCGTCGACAAGGTCGACATCGAGACCGACCAAAAGACGCGGCTGTTCGAAGGCAAGGGCGACATCGCCGAGGACGTCGTCGCGCCGCTGGACGACGACTATTCGAAGGTCATCGTGACGAAGCAGTCGCCGACGATGGTCGCGGATTCCTACCTGCGCGACATGAAGAGCGGCTCGGAGACGAAGCTGACGAAGAACACCGACTTCGCGCCCGAGGTCTCGCAGGCGATCCGTAAACGATTGCTCGTCGAGCGTCCGCGCGACAATTACAAATTCTATATCGACGTCACGCTGCCGCGCGACTACAAGGAAGGCACGCGTCTGCCGGGCATCATCTGGTTCTACCCGACCGAGTTCTCGACGCAGGCTGAATACGATCAACGCCGCCGCACGACGAACATCAACCAGTTCGCCAACGTCGCGGCACGGAGCCCGGAGATCTGGGTCACGCAAGGCTACGTCGTGATTCAGCCGGTGGACATTCCGATCGTCGGACCGACCGGGCGCATGAACGACCACTACGTCGATGAGCTGCGTGAAGATCTCGATCTCGTGATCGACGCGGTGGACAAGGCGGGCTACCTCGATCGCGACCGACTTGGCATCGGCGGCCACAGCTACGGGGCGTTCAGCACGATGAACGCGATGACGCACACGCCGTATTTCAAGGCCGGCATCGCGGGCGACGGCATGTACAACCGCACGCTCACGCCCTACAACTTCCAGAACGAGCGGCGCACGTTCTGGGAAGCGAAAGACACGTACGAAGAGATGTCGCCGTTCTTCTACGCCGATCGTTTGAGCGGCGCGGTCTTGATGTATCACTCGCTCGAGGATCAGAACGTCGGCACGGATCCGATCTCGTCGATCCGCATGATGCAGGCGCTGCAAGGCCAGGGGAAACAGGCCGCTCTCTTCATGTATCCGTACGAGGACCACGGCCCGGCGACGCGCGAGTCGGATCTGGACCAGTGGGCTCGCTGGATCGCCTGGTTCGACGTGTACGTGAAGAACCCGCAGAAAAAGATGGACAAGCCCGCGGCGATCGTTCCCTGA
- a CDS encoding M1 family metallopeptidase — protein MLVYVVAASLAAARSPVSELSLVLPVPLRLQQPGRPFRGATSPPSGDTTGYWQQRVHYEVVAKLDEAQARLESEAVLTYTNNSPDTLREMFVHQYLNAFRPASKWSTRDENENRVRFQNLAEPDFGYERFTQAPTVDGTPVVVDYPGAPDSTVAHFRLPRPLAPRDSIRVHFAWNARPSTVTRRQGRRGRTYDFAQWYPKVAVYDRGGWEANALQPAGELYGEYGTYDVTMIVRDDQVLASSGVPVDGDPGWTRVSKNGPARLAEHAYSELPNRTLTAETPAGFRAVRFVANDVHHFAWSASPDYLYEGGTYVRQTPAHAHFPTWDTVSVNVLFKPGDETTWADRRALDRTLFALQWLESVYGPYAYPQITNVHRLDKGGTEFPMMIMDDSASQGLILHEAGHIYTYGILGNNEWRSGWMDEGLTSYQTDWALEKTPQEQIGRPQVPPLIPRGYRLQAATIPAKDSAGLSSLRLELLDRAQPVGTNAGDFSEFEIYNEMIYTRAKLMYGQLRDVLGDSTFRAFLRRYYDDWALKHVDERAMRAAAEIVSARDLGWFFDQWVHGTGLMDYAVDSYGIGQDGTGWKTAVGVVRRGDLRHPMPVGVRTSSGWTVARVNPTGDPRQVVTVTTSQRPEEVRLDPYHVTWDWDRRNDSPEDMLITLPEPRVTFNWPYLDQADRAKTLVELAPAGWYSNPQGIVLGLRAKTNYMSMVDIHDGGFAFTSRNPRDPFTGKTSNVLARANAWARLENPYLPGFDRPLMGYGADVNYLDGLFKADVYKNWDFSPFISTPGPQIKAKTYVTVAVPSDSLLLPEQWAPATVVEAGGTVSYRSAVTADSDYITMRGSLASGLATSVFATRQEHTRDYVRADASIGGTWSINGSASQVHVRVYGGVAHNAPKQRSIFASSDDPFDTFRNDLFRARGALFKQPGINYLPLGGAALRGFRTDLALDAVGSVNGELVQRLAEAKGGWGHGSISVAVFGDAGRGTSAYTVLTNQTLADAGAGLVARGRLYDRDVYVRLDAPVFVNQSGLAGGAGLGGHGSIARRWTVTVGDLW, from the coding sequence ATGCTCGTATACGTCGTCGCCGCGTCGCTCGCTGCCGCTCGGTCCCCCGTTTCCGAGCTTTCCCTCGTCCTCCCCGTCCCCCTTCGCCTTCAACAGCCGGGCCGCCCATTTCGCGGTGCGACGAGCCCTCCATCCGGGGACACGACCGGATACTGGCAGCAGCGAGTGCACTACGAGGTCGTCGCCAAGCTCGACGAGGCACAGGCGCGGCTCGAGTCCGAGGCAGTGCTGACCTACACGAACAACTCGCCGGATACGCTGCGCGAGATGTTCGTCCACCAGTACCTCAACGCATTCCGGCCAGCCTCCAAGTGGAGCACGCGCGACGAGAATGAGAATCGCGTGCGCTTTCAAAATCTCGCCGAGCCGGACTTCGGCTACGAGCGGTTCACGCAAGCGCCGACCGTGGACGGCACCCCGGTCGTCGTCGACTACCCGGGAGCGCCCGACAGCACCGTCGCGCATTTTCGGCTGCCCCGGCCGTTGGCGCCGCGCGATTCCATTCGCGTTCACTTCGCCTGGAACGCCCGGCCGTCGACCGTAACGCGCCGACAAGGGCGGCGCGGGCGAACGTACGATTTCGCGCAGTGGTATCCCAAGGTCGCCGTTTACGACCGCGGCGGCTGGGAGGCGAATGCGCTCCAGCCTGCCGGCGAGCTATACGGCGAATACGGGACGTACGACGTGACAATGATCGTGCGCGACGATCAGGTTCTGGCGTCGAGCGGTGTGCCGGTCGACGGAGATCCCGGATGGACGCGGGTTTCGAAGAACGGACCGGCACGTCTCGCCGAACACGCGTATTCGGAGCTGCCGAATCGGACGCTCACCGCCGAGACGCCGGCGGGATTCAGGGCCGTGCGGTTCGTCGCGAACGACGTCCATCATTTCGCTTGGAGCGCGTCGCCGGACTACTTATACGAAGGCGGCACGTACGTTCGGCAGACGCCGGCGCACGCGCACTTTCCGACGTGGGACACGGTGTCGGTCAACGTGCTGTTCAAGCCCGGCGACGAAACGACGTGGGCGGACCGCCGCGCGCTCGACCGAACGCTGTTCGCTCTTCAGTGGCTCGAGTCGGTCTATGGGCCATATGCCTATCCGCAAATCACCAACGTGCACCGCCTCGACAAGGGCGGCACCGAGTTCCCCATGATGATCATGGACGATTCGGCGTCGCAGGGCCTCATCCTGCACGAGGCGGGTCACATCTATACATACGGCATCCTCGGCAACAACGAGTGGCGCTCGGGTTGGATGGACGAAGGGCTGACGAGCTATCAAACGGACTGGGCGCTCGAGAAGACGCCCCAGGAGCAGATCGGCCGCCCGCAGGTTCCACCGCTCATTCCGCGCGGATATCGACTTCAGGCGGCCACGATCCCGGCGAAGGACAGCGCCGGGTTGTCGTCGTTGCGTTTGGAGCTTCTCGATCGCGCGCAGCCGGTCGGCACGAACGCGGGCGACTTCTCCGAGTTCGAGATCTACAATGAAATGATCTACACGCGGGCCAAGCTGATGTACGGCCAACTGCGCGACGTGCTCGGCGACTCGACCTTCCGCGCGTTCCTGCGACGGTACTACGACGACTGGGCGCTGAAGCACGTCGACGAGCGGGCGATGCGCGCGGCGGCGGAAATTGTATCTGCGCGGGATCTGGGTTGGTTCTTCGACCAGTGGGTGCACGGCACTGGCCTCATGGACTACGCGGTGGATTCGTACGGCATAGGCCAGGACGGAACCGGTTGGAAAACGGCGGTCGGCGTCGTGCGACGCGGCGACTTGCGCCATCCGATGCCGGTCGGGGTCCGCACGTCGAGCGGTTGGACGGTGGCGCGCGTGAACCCGACGGGTGATCCGCGCCAAGTCGTCACGGTGACGACGAGCCAGCGGCCGGAGGAAGTGCGTCTCGATCCGTACCATGTCACCTGGGACTGGGACAGGCGCAACGACTCGCCCGAGGACATGCTGATCACGCTCCCCGAGCCGCGCGTCACGTTCAACTGGCCGTACCTCGACCAGGCGGATAGAGCCAAGACGCTCGTCGAGCTGGCGCCGGCCGGTTGGTACTCGAATCCGCAGGGCATCGTGCTCGGGCTGCGCGCCAAGACGAACTACATGTCGATGGTGGACATTCACGACGGCGGCTTCGCGTTCACCTCGCGCAATCCACGCGACCCGTTCACCGGAAAGACGTCGAACGTTCTCGCGCGAGCGAACGCGTGGGCGAGGCTCGAGAATCCCTACCTGCCTGGTTTCGACCGGCCGCTGATGGGGTACGGCGCCGACGTGAACTATCTGGACGGGCTGTTCAAGGCCGACGTCTACAAGAACTGGGATTTCAGTCCATTCATTTCGACGCCCGGGCCGCAGATCAAAGCAAAAACGTACGTGACCGTCGCCGTGCCAAGCGACTCGCTTCTCCTGCCTGAGCAGTGGGCACCAGCGACCGTGGTCGAGGCGGGCGGAACGGTGTCCTACCGGTCGGCGGTGACTGCGGACAGCGATTACATCACGATGCGCGGGTCGCTCGCGTCGGGGCTCGCGACCAGCGTGTTCGCGACGCGGCAGGAGCACACGCGCGACTACGTGCGCGCCGACGCATCGATAGGCGGGACCTGGTCGATCAACGGGAGCGCGTCTCAGGTACACGTGCGCGTCTACGGCGGGGTAGCGCACAACGCGCCGAAGCAGCGATCGATCTTCGCGTCGAGCGACGATCCGTTCGACACGTTCCGGAACGATCTCTTCCGCGCGCGGGGCGCGTTGTTCAAGCAGCCGGGGATCAACTACCTGCCGCTCGGCGGCGCGGCGCTCCGAGGCTTCCGGACCGACTTGGCGTTGGACGCCGTCGGCTCCGTCAACGGCGAGTTAGTCCAGCGGCTGGCGGAGGCGAAGGGGGGATGGGGGCACGGCTCGATATCGGTAGCCGTGTTCGGCGATGCGGGCCGAGGGACTTCCGCATACACCGTGCTGACCAACCAGACGCTCGCCGACGCGGGCGCCGGTCTGGTGGCACGAGGCCGTCTCTACGACCGTGACGTGTACGTGCGCCTCGACGCGCCGGTGTTCGTGAACCAGAGCGGTTTGGCGGGCGGGGCCGGGTTGGGCGGACACGGATCGATCGCGCGGCGGTGGACCGTTACGGTGGGCGACCTCTGGTAG
- a CDS encoding cupin domain-containing protein: protein MSGRAPITHVPKPWGHETIWAKTDEYVGKILHIKAGEALSVQYHTVKDETVYLLSGQLKYRIWEGDRPVDVNLEIGDAYRVTPGTVHQMEAVTDCDILEVSTPHLDDVVRLKDRYGREGTSAP from the coding sequence ATGAGCGGTCGAGCGCCGATCACGCACGTTCCCAAACCGTGGGGACACGAGACGATCTGGGCAAAGACCGACGAGTACGTCGGCAAGATTCTGCACATCAAAGCGGGTGAAGCGCTGTCGGTGCAGTATCACACAGTGAAAGACGAAACGGTCTACCTACTGTCCGGGCAGCTCAAGTATCGCATCTGGGAGGGCGACCGGCCGGTGGACGTCAATCTCGAAATCGGCGACGCGTACCGCGTCACGCCGGGGACGGTACATCAGATGGAAGCGGTCACGGACTGCGACATCTTGGAGGTTTCGACACCGCACCTCGACGACGTGGTGCGGCTGAAGGACCGCTACGGCCGAGAAGGGACGAGCGCGCCGTGA
- a CDS encoding sugar phosphate nucleotidyltransferase, translating to MKVIIPLAGKGTRLRPHTHITPKPMLKIAGKPVIDYVMEDLAKLGDVSQVIYITGHLKDKVEAYARAKYSFDAVFIEQKVQDGTAGAVALAREYVDEPVFIIFVDTIFDADLSVVKQTDADGIIWVKTVEDYQRFGVVVSDAAGNMTRIVEKPSTPVSKRANIGLYYIRNWKLLYEGIDWTLQQPKNKGEYYLTDAFQYMIDHGAKIKVIDVEGWYDAGEQGTLLDTNRTMLEKGRARKPATAPPGVEFIDPVYIEDGVSLVASTIGPNVSIGAGSRIERSRVRDTIVGEGASVVDSSLAGSLIGDAAVVDGAQGQVNVSDHSVVKVRS from the coding sequence GTGAAAGTCATCATTCCGCTGGCGGGAAAGGGCACGCGGCTCCGGCCGCACACGCACATCACTCCGAAGCCGATGCTCAAGATCGCCGGCAAGCCGGTGATCGACTACGTGATGGAGGATCTGGCGAAGCTGGGCGACGTGAGCCAGGTCATCTACATCACGGGGCACTTGAAGGACAAAGTCGAGGCCTACGCGCGAGCGAAGTATTCGTTCGACGCGGTGTTCATCGAACAAAAGGTCCAGGACGGCACCGCGGGCGCCGTCGCATTGGCGCGCGAGTACGTGGACGAGCCGGTGTTCATCATCTTCGTCGACACGATCTTCGACGCGGATCTGTCGGTGGTGAAGCAGACTGACGCCGATGGCATCATCTGGGTGAAAACGGTCGAGGACTATCAGCGGTTCGGCGTGGTGGTGAGCGACGCGGCGGGCAACATGACGAGGATCGTCGAAAAGCCGTCGACGCCGGTGTCGAAGCGAGCGAACATCGGGCTGTACTACATCCGCAATTGGAAGCTCCTGTACGAAGGGATCGACTGGACGCTCCAGCAACCGAAGAACAAGGGCGAGTACTACCTGACCGACGCGTTCCAGTACATGATCGACCATGGCGCGAAGATCAAAGTGATCGACGTGGAGGGTTGGTACGACGCGGGCGAGCAAGGGACGCTGCTCGACACGAACCGAACGATGCTGGAGAAGGGACGAGCGCGGAAACCAGCGACGGCTCCTCCGGGGGTCGAGTTCATCGACCCCGTGTACATCGAGGACGGCGTCTCGCTCGTCGCGTCGACGATCGGGCCGAACGTCTCGATCGGCGCCGGAAGCCGCATCGAGCGCTCGCGGGTTCGCGATACGATCGTGGGCGAGGGCGCGTCGGTCGTCGACTCGTCGCTGGCCGGTTCGCTGATCGGCGACGCGGCCGTCGTGGACGGAGCGCAAGGGCAAGTCAACGTGAGCGACCATTCTGTGGTGAAGGTGCGCTCCTAG
- a CDS encoding ABC transporter ATP-binding protein, which translates to MISVRALTKLYGDFTAVRDVSFDVGAGEILGLVGPNGAGKTTTLRCLAGIIAPSSGAVAIAGHDIQKDPIPAKRALAFIPDEPHLFDYLSVEEHLRFIARLYGVADVETRIGPLLDELELGDKRRSLPGELSRGMRQKLAIACGLLHDPSVLILDEPLTGLDPAGMRRMRATVIARAARGTSVILSSHLLNLVEELCTKLLVLRQGSAAAYGTIGEIIEAHPSLASKSLEEVFLTLTASDSVAG; encoded by the coding sequence ATGATCTCCGTTCGCGCGCTGACGAAGCTTTACGGCGATTTCACAGCCGTGCGCGACGTGAGCTTCGACGTTGGTGCGGGCGAAATTCTCGGCTTGGTCGGACCGAACGGCGCCGGCAAGACGACGACGCTGCGCTGTCTCGCGGGGATCATCGCGCCGTCGAGCGGCGCGGTCGCGATCGCGGGTCACGACATCCAGAAGGATCCGATTCCGGCGAAGCGCGCGCTGGCGTTCATTCCCGACGAGCCGCACCTGTTCGACTATCTGTCGGTCGAGGAGCACCTGCGGTTCATCGCTCGGCTCTATGGTGTCGCCGACGTCGAGACGCGCATCGGACCGCTGCTCGACGAGCTCGAGCTCGGAGACAAGCGGAGATCGCTTCCGGGAGAGCTGTCGCGCGGTATGCGGCAGAAACTCGCCATCGCCTGCGGGCTGCTGCATGACCCTTCCGTGCTGATCCTCGACGAGCCGCTCACGGGTCTCGACCCCGCCGGCATGCGACGCATGCGGGCGACCGTCATTGCGCGCGCGGCGAGAGGCACGTCGGTGATCCTCAGCTCGCATTTGCTGAATCTCGTCGAGGAGCTCTGCACCAAACTGCTCGTCCTGCGGCAGGGCAGTGCCGCGGCGTACGGAACGATCGGCGAGATCATCGAAGCGCATCCGTCGCTCGCGTCGAAGTCGCTCGAGGAGGTCTTCCTCACGCTGACCGCATCAGACTCGGTGGCGGGATGA